The stretch of DNA CATTAAGTTGCATATTATGTATGAATTTAATTGTGTTAGATATAACATATCAAACCAAGTGGCATCAACaaacaaagtgcaaaaaaacaatcctacactctaaaaaatgctgggttaaaaacaacccaagttgggttgaaaatggacaaacccagcaattgggttgttttaacccagcggtagggttaaatgtttgcccaacctgctgggtagttttatttaactcaactattgtttaaaaattactgtattgcttaattaaaattaacccaaagtatgttggatatgaacatttattaatgttcaatgaataattattaaacaataaacatttattaaattgcttattaatacatttatattaatactattaaactattaattttatattaatacaatattaaagcttattaataaacattcaccttttgtctattattgttgtctctaattgcatctggtttttaatttcccaactattttgggttcattttaagctagccatatagcaatttttaaataatagttggtttaaataaaactacccagcaggttgggcaaacatttaacccaaccgctgggtttgtccattttcaacccaacttgggttgtttttaacccagcattttttagagtgcattttTTGCACTAATGTCTTTTAACTAACTAGTGTTGTTTGAAGTCAGTTCACAAAAGTGTCTTAGCACCATAACAGTAACAATGAACATGTCCATCAGACAGAAACTTagtatgtttgtgttttatttcttttaaaataaagctaacttggtttgatattttgttatataatgtACAGAAATTCATACATTAGGTGCATCTTAAGTGTTCAAACACTTTTCGGGCTTTTCTTGTATGTAAAGAAGCAGCATGAACATTTGTCAAaaaatctccttttgtgttctgtCGTCATACATTATCAGTAAATGATTTTCAATTTtaggtaaactatccctttaaaaacaaactataattctattctaaaacaaaaaaaatctattctAATCTACTCAGTTGGCCTTAATCTCACGGCGTAAATCTTATTTAGCTACAAGTGAGCAGAAAAACAGACACCGGAAGAGAATGAGCGAGAGATTCTATAGCAAGTGAGATTGAATTATGGGACATGATTCATGTTGATATTACATCTTTATCATATGAGCTCTTTTCTCATGCTCTCTGGGTTTCCCCATATTGTCATGAAAACAATCAGCTCTTGTTGCGGTGCCGGAGTGTGTGAGCGTGTGTACACGGCCAAGCTAGTAAATACAACGCAAACGGACCGATGACCTGGCTTACAGACCCTCTCAAGAGCGACAGAGACGTGTGATTCTTCGAGctggagtgtgtttgtgtgagacaAACAGAGTTAAAGCCAAAGTGTCTGATGTCTGATTCCTCCCTCTACAGAAGAACCGGATGTTGTCCAATgttcacagacacacatcaaGAGCTTCAAGATCCCCTCCATCAGTATCAGCCAATAAATGAGTAGTAAAACGCCAAAATTCTTATCATCGTTGTCCACGCTTTAATTCAAAAGTGTTTCTAGACAAGCCCATGCTCTGTTCCAGAGATGTTTTCTGGTGCAACATAAACCACCATCCTCATGCAATGGGGCGCTGGCACAAAAAAGCCATTTATCCTCCGTGCAGAGGCCTGCAGGACCAGTGGCGTTCCTCAAAGCCAACGAGCTGCCGCGGGCATTGCGGCCGACCAGCCAAAGTGCTCTTCAAAGAACCATACTTCCTGCCGGATGAAATCATAAAGGTTTTCCCATGGCCGCTTTTAGGATGGCATCCCGGACACTCGTTGATTGGTTAAGCCAGACACAAGTTGCGATTTGCATCAGCATAATGTTTTTTGTGGTGAGCATTGATACATCTGATGCATCCCTCCTGTCACCGCCAAAATATTCCCTTCATTGTCCGCTTCATAAATCCGGAGATTTCAACcacaaaatactgtaatttccgCTGGTTTCCCTCATGCATTTTTGATTAAACCTCTGTGTCTGCACACCCTAAAGAATCCAGCCACGCCCTGTGAGGATGCcacatggtgatggaaaaatGAGCTTTGTTAGGTCTTGTTTACTAACTGGTAAACAGACAAAGACTTGATGCAACTAACAGACGCCTACCTGTCCTGTTGACTGCTGGAACCAGAATCCCCTCGCGCAGCTCCGCTGTGGGGCTCGGTGCCGCTTTCTTCGGCTCTGTCGTGGGACTCGGTGCTGCTTTCTTCAGCTCTGTCGTGAGGCTCAGGCAAACTGAGAACAACTTCATGCCTTCTTTGTGCACAATAGCCTCCTCTTCTGAATACCTGGATATTGAGATTTGCATATAAACTTTGATGGATGACCTCAGTGAGATGTTAAAGACACAGGTGTTCTTGAAGCATGTCAGtgcaaaaattgcaaaaatttcATTGAACGCCTTCAGGGCTTCCTCACTGTGGTGACGaaaggaaaaacaataaaaggGTACTAACTTACCATTGTTACAGTGAGAACCAGAAGCGCCATGCAGGGGATGACGAGCACCGCCAGGAGCAAATGAATCGCTCCGTTCATGCCATGCGGCTGTCTGCTTTGGCCTGCCAGAACATAAAAGCACATTCCCTTTTTAGTTCTTGCGTATACACTACACTATATAGCATGAAGTATGTGGACATCTGAGCACCACACCCATTTGTGTTTGTCGAGCATTTAATTTCAAAAGCATTGGCATTAAGGCATTAAGGAGTTTATCCTTCCTAGCAGCTTCCATTCTTCTGAGAAAGCTTTCTACTATATGTTGGGACATCAATGAAACTACTGATGAAAAATGGTAGTTAAACTTGTATTATGTTCGAATTTTGTGTATGATTTTTATGTTTCGGGTCATCCTAATTGGATTCAACACAATTCATGAAGAATcacactatgaaaaaaaaaggtaaaaagaGTAAACCTTTAATATTAAAGGGGTGATTGATTAtggtttcacttttttaactttagttagttgctgtttgagcataaacaacatctgcaaaattatgatgctcaaagttcaatgcaaagagagatattttcttttaaagaattctctgtttaaggactacaacaaatggctggtagggactacaacaagcttcttcctggattagtgacatcactaaccctaaaatttacataaaccccgcccccaagaacacgcaacaaagggggtgaggccatgttgggctactttagagaagaggaagagttgttgtaatagagtgttgttgccatgccgtcattttatgccagactgcttcacaaacgagggtcaattcaacacaaatgaggatcaattcaacacaaatgattaacatgacggcacatgctagtggatgagttgaatcaactccacagcaactacatcaatttatccactaaccattcagaaacatccagttacATTCTAAAAGTTTTAACTAAAAATattctccatcagtgtcgactccggtttgaacaatgtaaggctgaacaccgttactgacaatcctcattgtGTGAAATTCCCcaactttgttgttgttgagcaaccgaagcgtgagctggtaaagctccgccctcttctggaaagggggccgtgagcagcagctcatttgcatttaaagggacaaacacaaaacggcgtgtttttgctcacacccaaataggagcaaatttaacaagctataataaatgatctgtggggtattttgagctgaaacttcacagacacattctgaagacaccagagacttatattacatcttgtgaaaatgagcataataggtccccgttaagaaatgaaaatcttagggttaaaagaactgttgccaaacatataacatactggaaacataataatcactgcaataatgatccagttAAGTGACTTTTTTCAGTGTATATGAGATTAACCATACATAACAAGCATTACGTGCTAATCAGAATTCACGTTGTGAATACAGTCTTTTCATAACAATGCACAAAAAGAAACACAGACTATGAATaaataatgcataaataattcataatactgtaatgttatttttcagaGGCTCATCTTCTCACAACAAGGACAGAATTCATAGTTTAGCACTTTGTCAACTAAAACTCAACATAATATTGAGAacatttaaagaatataattttcacatttatgtatttaaagatcacaagactaaacatgttgtgGCTTTGTAGAGGCCTGTCAAGACTCAGTAAATCATATCTCTATGGACATGCTGGACCCTCCGCAATGCTTTCACACAATTCTCAAGAATGTCATTGCATGCTTTAGCGCCACACTCCTGCTTTACAAACACCAAGACTGCTGATTTACCTGCTATAATGTGTGTTTTGCACAAATATGCTCAAATTTTGCATGCACATGCTAAAGTTTTAACAAACTCATGATGGAATATGCTATGAAATCATCAGCAGTTTTCAGCAGAACTGGAAATTGTACATATATGCTGCTCCTCGCTTTATTATCTTTGGATCCATTCCACAGAATTGCATCCATTCCactgaattacaaccatttaccTCCAAAACCGTCTGCAGATTGCATCTAGGCCTGCTCACGCATCATATACATAACACGCAATATTTAGTGCATTCACCTGGTGTGAAAGGAGGGGCTGCAGGAGTCTGGCAAGGGGGAGGTGTGCAGTGACGAAACTCGACGCCCGTGGACCCAGCCGCTGCAAGAACCTCTTTAATGTGGTTGAAGTAACGTCTAGTTGGCCACTTTCCCCTCTTGTAGTGGCATTCGAATGTTTGCATTGTCACCTCCTAGTAAAGACAAACAAACCAGGGTGAGCCAACAGCCACgacaacatttcaaataaagCAAATGTAAATTAAGAGGAAATTACCAGCTCCTCTCCATCCAGATTGAAACGAAAATTCTCCagcattattataaatattgtgATGTTCGCTTTATTGGTGGACAGGTTGCCAAACTTGAGTGCCAATGTTTTTAAACTGCTTTCAACTTTATACAGGTTCACATATAGCCAGCAAGCGCCGCCCTTAAATATCAGAAAAGAAAAATGCTTAGGTGTATCGCAAACCACATTAACTGATACATAATGCTGATGGCCGCAAAATGAATTTGGACACTTAAGCCGCACTTAAATGCCTTGCACGAGATACAAGTCTCCCTGTAAATAATAAtcttatcccttaaaactcatcttttatcaccaaaggttttttttactgtgaaaaaaaaaaatcttcatgccttaaaatagcttgaatgtaactctacacccttgcttcatttagaaTACgcagatctatgaatatgctaattagccccgcctccactcactcgcacaagctcagagatccactcggtcaacttactgaggtaaactcAACGTCATAACAGTATAATACCAAAGTCTCTTTCCctagtcatttcactcggcggccatcttttaAACGCCtatcgggcatcctgggcatcatgcaatctctttgaatggggaaacatcaaactCTTCAAAACTTTTCtacaaccttacgattaaatttcatattttaaatcaccaatgaaatctaacaacaaccggctcataaattgtgtttctaaacgctcgaatcatgacaaaaaaaactatttttcaggctggatcaagctaatgcgcatgcgcagacctaaatgcgcgtctcttcggaggcgcgcgtctgactgtttctacagaaaccggtgattctaacggccgctgaagtgacgcgatgactttaccagttggcgattggctcttatttagaaggcgggacttactcagccatattgcgcgttacactttgttcatagactgtaaaaaaaaaaaaaaataaataaaaatagactttctcccattcaaaacaatacgagtgacacgtcttgtgttattctatagtctttgataatacataacagtaattaatatgattagccttttgcttgactacgttatcaaacatctaataatgtgttgctaatgttataCAACCTTGCTTCAGAGTGTTCatggttaatgatatgctaaagcccactGGCACATTGACGTAATTGGTTAAACACCGGCGATTTCAAACCACGTTTTTTAAACTCTTTAgctcactgcagttttaaagacaaaatactcagcaatggtgttgacttatgaatttgcacaaggtttgtcttaaagcacattaaaacaccacatagacacataaacaacattaaaaattgattttcaccacagggaaACATGAATGCATTCATGCAAGACATTTCCAGATAAAACGTTTGTTAGGTTTAAATGATGAAGCAAGAGATAAATTGtttgaaataatgaaaatattatgaaatatctaTGCAAAAATGGCATAAGGTCATTGAGAGAAAAGCTTTGCATCATTTGTTTGCCATGTGGTTTGATATTTTATCATGTATAAATGCAATTAATGTCATGCATTAAGTGCAGCTTAATAGTCCAAATATGATTTTGGTCCACTGTAGATGCAGCCATATCGATAACAGAGCAAACCCAGTCAACCGTATTATGAAATATTAGCATTTATCACACTTACCACATCCTTGGTGATGAAGTCGATAGGAATTCTGTAGTCACTGGGAATGTTCTCACTCTGATGAGTTGGGAAAACAAGAATTGGTTGGTTAAATAAAAGGTACAAATTGGTcaattggcaaaaaaaaaaaaaaaagtcctgactactgcagaaaaaaatgtgaaatgtcATTGATTTCCCTGCTggaaaaaatggcaaaaatcaGCCTAAGATGGTTTGTTGATCTTAGCTGGTCTAACCACACGAAAAACAGCTCAAAAACCCTCCAGGTCAGCCTGAGTGACCATAAATCAACCAACTTGGTTAAGGCATTTTTTAGCACAAATTTTTTAGGTTTCACAAACACAAAACGCAAGAAAAGAATGAATAAAAACTTAGTTGCAGATCTTACCAGTGTTTCCAACGTGGCCACATCATCAGTTAAAGGGCTTCCAAAAACACCTGAGCACGTCACAAGCCCAGAAAAAAGCAACACTAATACAC from Chanodichthys erythropterus isolate Z2021 chromosome 8, ASM2448905v1, whole genome shotgun sequence encodes:
- the kitlgb gene encoding kit ligand b → MFHMREVKIGESICVLVLLFSGLVTCSGVFGSPLTDDVATLETLSENIPSDYRIPIDFITKDVGGACWLYVNLYKVESSLKTLALKFGNLSTNKANITIFIIMLENFRFNLDGEELEVTMQTFECHYKRGKWPTRRYFNHIKEVLAAAGSTGVEFRHCTPPPCQTPAAPPFTPGQSRQPHGMNGAIHLLLAVLVIPCMALLVLTVTMVFRRGGYCAQRRHEVVLSLPEPHDRAEESSTESHDRAEESGTEPHSGAARGDSGSSSQQDRAWLDSLGCADTEV